In a single window of the Arachis hypogaea cultivar Tifrunner chromosome 6, arahy.Tifrunner.gnm2.J5K5, whole genome shotgun sequence genome:
- the LOC112755652 gene encoding FCS-Like Zinc finger 10 — translation MLRKRARSIHKDQNHKDQRTMISDADYDCNSLEGTNIKNSSIFNAPLVFVGMGQRGVLDSDSVKSPTSPLDFTWISNLGNPFVRTPRSSLHEGKQQRIWDCNNKVGLGIIDSLELEDNNCSEFSGKILFSSENKKPSLTPQMIINAPNCRTFVDSVKVSKSLPKDFCKLPYTKNSEDSSHMGKFNVLYEIGETIQEHAPFGKTRSFSLDSFTLIDSNVDSDSKDFGSNREIRPPHFIGGSKNSNTYLPEAASICSSNEIVKFLSTSEIENSEDYTCVISHGPSPKTTHIFCDCILRTHSNDFKNHYNEGEDKGVSSIVEDNMLQTPIQCPSGDFLSICYHCNKKLKEGEDIYIYRGEESFCSLACREMEIMIDEARQESSNSASQSPPKMGYHGDIFELGIPTAIAV, via the exons ATGCTGAGGAAGAGGGCAAGATCAATTCATAAGGATCAAAATCACAAGGATCAGAGGACAATGATCTCTGATGCTGATTATGATTGCAATTCATTGGAGGGGACGAACATAAAAAACAGCTCAATTTTCAATGCTCCTCTTGTGTTTGTTGGAATGGGTCAGAGAGGGGTTTTAGATTCTGATTCAGTTAAGAGCCCCACTTCTCCACTAGATTTCACATGGATTTCAAATCTAGGAAACCCTTTTGTTAGGACCCCAAGATCTTCACTCCATGAAGGGAAACAACAAAGGATTTGGGATTGTAACAACAAAGTAGGTTTAGGGATCATAGATTCTTTGGAGTTGGAAGATAATAACTGTTCTGAGTTTTCTGGGAAAATTCTCTTTTCATCAGAGAACAAAAAGCCTAGCCTCACTCCACAGATGATTATCAATGCCCCAAATTGCAGAACATTTGTGGATTCTGTTAAGGTATCTAAGTCCTTGCCAAAagatttttgcaagcttccttatACTAAGAATAGTGAGGATTCCTCTCACATGGGTAAATTTAATGTTCTTTATGAGATTGGTGAAACCATCCAAGAGCATGCACCTTTTGGGAAAACTAGGTCCTTCTCATTGGACTCTTTCACCCTGATTGATTCCAATGTGGATTCAGATTCTAAGGATTTCGGTTCAAACCGAGAGATCCGTCCTCCTCATTTTATTGGAGGGAGCAAGAATTCAAACACATATCTGCCTGAAGCCGCCTCCATCTGCTCCTCTAATGAGATTGTGAAGTTTCTATCAACTAGTGAGATTGAAAATTCTGAGGACTACACCTGTGTGATCTCGCACGGTCCCAGTCCGAAAACCACTCACATTTTTTGTGACTGCATCTTGAGAACTCATTCCAATGATTTTAAAAACCACTATAATGAAGGGGAGGATAAAGGAGTGTCCTCCATAGTGGAGGACAACATGTTACAGACTCCAATCCAGTGCCCTTCTGGTGATTTCTTAAGTATCTGCTACCATTGCAACAAGAAACTCAAAGAGGGTGAAGATATTTACATATATAG AGGTGAAGAGTCGTTTTGCAGTTTAGCTTGCCGTGAGATGGAAATCATGATCGATGAGGCGAGACAGGAATCATCGAATTCAGCTTCTCAAAGCCCTCCGAAGATGGGATATCATGGGGATATTTTTGAGCTAGGCATCCCCACGGCCATTGCGGTATAG
- the LOC112755653 gene encoding probable E3 ubiquitin-protein ligase RZFP34 isoform X1 — MGEVAVMRSEPLQFECNDMKHLTEGDAYATESNAEIDHREESSQSTDHEKTNDLREKGYMEYGCQHYRRRCCIRAPCCNEVFDCRHCHNEAKNDISIDQKLRHDIPRHQVKQVICSLCGTEQEVQQHCINCGVCMGKYFCETCKLFDDDQVSKQQYHCDGCGICRTGGRENFFHCYKCGCCYSILLKDSHPCIEGAMHHDCPVCFEYLFESRNDVTVMPCGHTIHKSCLDEMREHYKYACPLCSKSVCDMSKVWEKFDLEMAAIPIPEPYQNKMVWILCNDCCKTSRVQFHFVAQKCLNCKSYNTRQTRGRDC; from the exons ATGGGAGAGGTGGCAGTAATGCGCTCTGAGCCACTGCAGTTTGAGTGCAATGATATGAAGCATCTGACAGAGGGAGACGCTTATGCCACAGAATCAAATGCAGAGATTGATCATAGGGAAGAATCAAGCCAATCAACTGATCATGAAAAGACTAATGACTTGCGTGAGAAAGGATACATGGAGTACGG ATGTCAACATTATCGGAGAAGATGCTGTATCAGGGCCCCTTGTTGCAATGAGGTTTTTGATTGCCGCCACTGTCACAATGAGGCAAAA AATGATATCAGCATTGACCAGAAACTTAGACATGACATTCCGCGCCACCAAGTCAAACAG GTGATATGTTCACTTTGTGGGACAGAACAAGAG GTGCAGCAGCACTGTATCAATTGTGGTGTATGTATGGGCAAATACTTCTGTGAAACATGCAagctctttgatgatgat CAGGTATCAAAGCAACAATATCATTGCGATGGATGTGGAATTTGCAG AACTGGAGGACGTGAGAATTTCTTCCACTGCTACAAGTGTG GTTGTTGCTATTCAATCCTGCTAAAAGATAGTCACCCTTGCATTGAAGGAGCAATGCATCATGATTGCCccgtttgttttgag TATTTGTTTGAATCCAGAAATGATGTCACTGTTATGCCCTGTGGACATACAATCCATAAGAGCTGCTTGGATGAAATGAGAGAACATTACAA ATATGCATGCCCTCTGTGCTCAAAGTCGGTGTGCGATATGTCGAAGGTTTGGGAGAAATTTGACTTGGAGATGGCTGCTATACCGATACCTGAACCATATCAGAATAAAATG GTTTGGATCTTGTGCAATGATTGTTGCAAAACATCTCGAGTTCAGTTCCATTTTGTGGCTCAAAAATGTTTGAACTGCAAATCCTACAACACACGACAGACCCGAGGCCGAGACTGCTGA
- the LOC112755653 gene encoding probable E3 ubiquitin-protein ligase RZFP34 isoform X2, which yields MGEVAVMRSEPLQFECNDMKHLTEGDAYATESNAEIDHREESSQSTDHEKTNDLREKGYMEYGCQHYRRRCCIRAPCCNEVFDCRHCHNEAKNDISIDQKLRHDIPRHQVKQVICSLCGTEQEVQQHCINCGVCMGKYFCETCKLFDDDVSKQQYHCDGCGICRTGGRENFFHCYKCGCCYSILLKDSHPCIEGAMHHDCPVCFEYLFESRNDVTVMPCGHTIHKSCLDEMREHYKYACPLCSKSVCDMSKVWEKFDLEMAAIPIPEPYQNKMVWILCNDCCKTSRVQFHFVAQKCLNCKSYNTRQTRGRDC from the exons ATGGGAGAGGTGGCAGTAATGCGCTCTGAGCCACTGCAGTTTGAGTGCAATGATATGAAGCATCTGACAGAGGGAGACGCTTATGCCACAGAATCAAATGCAGAGATTGATCATAGGGAAGAATCAAGCCAATCAACTGATCATGAAAAGACTAATGACTTGCGTGAGAAAGGATACATGGAGTACGG ATGTCAACATTATCGGAGAAGATGCTGTATCAGGGCCCCTTGTTGCAATGAGGTTTTTGATTGCCGCCACTGTCACAATGAGGCAAAA AATGATATCAGCATTGACCAGAAACTTAGACATGACATTCCGCGCCACCAAGTCAAACAG GTGATATGTTCACTTTGTGGGACAGAACAAGAG GTGCAGCAGCACTGTATCAATTGTGGTGTATGTATGGGCAAATACTTCTGTGAAACATGCAagctctttgatgatgat GTATCAAAGCAACAATATCATTGCGATGGATGTGGAATTTGCAG AACTGGAGGACGTGAGAATTTCTTCCACTGCTACAAGTGTG GTTGTTGCTATTCAATCCTGCTAAAAGATAGTCACCCTTGCATTGAAGGAGCAATGCATCATGATTGCCccgtttgttttgag TATTTGTTTGAATCCAGAAATGATGTCACTGTTATGCCCTGTGGACATACAATCCATAAGAGCTGCTTGGATGAAATGAGAGAACATTACAA ATATGCATGCCCTCTGTGCTCAAAGTCGGTGTGCGATATGTCGAAGGTTTGGGAGAAATTTGACTTGGAGATGGCTGCTATACCGATACCTGAACCATATCAGAATAAAATG GTTTGGATCTTGTGCAATGATTGTTGCAAAACATCTCGAGTTCAGTTCCATTTTGTGGCTCAAAAATGTTTGAACTGCAAATCCTACAACACACGACAGACCCGAGGCCGAGACTGCTGA